In one Pseudomonas tensinigenes genomic region, the following are encoded:
- a CDS encoding CHAD domain-containing protein codes for MIDRLVAHVLSLEVRLLACQARLTARTDPEALHDLRTTVRRLRSLLRPLRGLPGVEQLEDAASAVGQLTTPWRDREVLAAYLLQHDQPQAAQRRMAQMAEAYPALAASAEVASLLMILDAFPRFLRASQRQGLLKGLDKRIEKRLGKQWQKLDEALHDPAHDRHRLRLLIKRVRYGIEAYPELDRLPEAALARLKSAQGALGDWHDCWQWLAKAELEADLQPCVATWQATMINAEAKADRVLEKLSSACFK; via the coding sequence ATGATTGACCGGTTGGTGGCTCATGTCCTGAGTCTGGAGGTGCGTCTGTTGGCCTGTCAGGCGCGATTGACGGCACGCACCGACCCCGAGGCGCTGCACGATCTGCGCACCACGGTGCGGCGCTTGCGCAGCCTGTTGCGGCCATTGCGCGGCTTGCCAGGCGTCGAGCAACTGGAAGACGCCGCTTCGGCAGTCGGCCAATTGACCACGCCATGGCGTGATCGTGAAGTGCTGGCGGCGTACTTGCTTCAGCATGATCAGCCTCAAGCCGCGCAGCGGCGCATGGCGCAAATGGCTGAGGCCTATCCGGCGCTGGCGGCGAGTGCCGAGGTCGCTTCGCTGCTGATGATTCTCGACGCTTTCCCGCGATTCCTGCGCGCTTCCCAACGTCAGGGCTTGCTCAAAGGTTTGGACAAGCGCATCGAAAAACGCCTGGGCAAGCAATGGCAGAAACTCGACGAAGCACTGCACGATCCCGCTCACGACCGTCATCGCTTGCGCTTGCTGATCAAGCGCGTGCGGTACGGCATCGAAGCTTATCCCGAACTGGACCGCTTGCCCGAAGCGGCGCTGGCGCGATTGAAATCGGCCCAGGGCGCGTTGGGTGACTGGCACGATTGCTGGCAGTGGTTGGCGAAGGCTGAGCTGGAGGCGGATCTGCAGCCTTGTGTCGCCACTTGGCAGGCGACCATGATCAACGCCGAAGCGAAGGCTGATCGCGTGCTGGAAAAACTCAGTTCAGCCTGTTTCAAATAA
- a CDS encoding patatin-like phospholipase family protein, producing the protein MKKRVALVLGSGGARGYAHIGVIEEIERRGYDIACIAGCSMGAVVGGIYAAGKLDVYKNWIESLDYLDVLRLVDVSFRLGAIRGEKVFGQIRKIVGEINIEDLRIPYTAVAADLTNQQEIWFQEGCLHQAMRASAAIPSLFTPVMQGNRMLVDGGILNPLPIVPVVSSHCDLIIAVNLNSTNQRHYKLPVIQRPAAFRSRFDSLISSLGSKMPFRRTQAEQLLRLEQEALRAEAADINPWLEGAEPESQQPAAAPEREGAPKSATGSFIIDNVGPASLLDLINQSFEVMQTSLAQYKIAGYPPDILINVPKRVCRFFEFYKAPELIALGREIARDTLDRYDSEQG; encoded by the coding sequence ATGAAAAAGCGTGTCGCACTGGTGCTGGGCTCCGGTGGCGCCCGGGGTTATGCCCATATCGGAGTCATTGAAGAGATCGAACGACGCGGTTACGACATCGCCTGCATTGCCGGGTGTTCGATGGGCGCCGTGGTCGGCGGGATCTACGCCGCCGGCAAGCTCGACGTCTACAAGAACTGGATCGAAAGTCTCGACTATCTGGATGTGCTGCGGCTGGTCGACGTGAGTTTTCGCCTCGGCGCGATTCGCGGCGAAAAGGTCTTCGGGCAGATCCGCAAGATCGTCGGCGAAATCAACATCGAAGACTTGCGCATCCCCTACACCGCCGTCGCCGCGGATCTCACCAATCAACAGGAAATCTGGTTTCAGGAAGGCTGCCTGCATCAGGCCATGCGCGCCTCGGCGGCGATTCCGAGTCTGTTCACGCCGGTGATGCAAGGCAATCGCATGCTGGTCGACGGCGGTATTCTCAACCCGCTGCCGATTGTGCCGGTGGTGTCGAGCCACTGTGATCTGATCATTGCGGTCAACCTCAACTCGACCAACCAGCGTCACTACAAACTGCCGGTGATCCAGCGCCCGGCCGCGTTTCGTTCGCGCTTCGACAGCCTGATCAGTTCGCTGGGGTCGAAGATGCCGTTCCGCCGAACACAGGCCGAGCAACTGTTACGGCTTGAGCAGGAAGCGCTGCGCGCCGAGGCGGCGGATATCAATCCATGGCTTGAAGGCGCCGAGCCGGAGAGCCAGCAACCCGCCGCCGCACCCGAACGTGAAGGCGCACCGAAATCGGCGACCGGTTCGTTCATCATCGATAACGTCGGGCCAGCCTCGCTGCTGGATTTGATCAACCAGAGTTTCGAGGTGATGCAGACCTCGCTGGCGCAGTACAAGATTGCCGGGTATCCGCCGGATATTCTGATTAACGTGCCGAAGCGGGTGTGCCGGTTTTTCGAGTTTTACAAGGCGCCGGAGTTGATCGCATTGGGACGGGAGATTGCGCGGGATACGCTGGATCGGTATGACAGTGAGCAGGGTTGA
- a CDS encoding response regulator has product MSQTATILVIDDEPQIRKFLRISLASQGYKVLEAGTGAEGLAQAALNKPDLLVLDLGLPDMDGQQVLREFREWATAPVLVLSVRASEGQKVQALDGGANDYVTKPFGIQEFLARVRALLRQAPAGEAQQAALSFGPLTVDLAYRRVLLDGVEVALTRKEYAVLAQLARHPGRVITQQQLLKDIWGPTHTEDSHYLRIVVGHLRQKLADDPTRPRFIVTEAGVGYRLLSENSL; this is encoded by the coding sequence ATGAGCCAGACCGCGACCATTTTGGTCATCGACGACGAACCGCAGATCCGCAAATTCCTGCGCATCAGCCTCGCTTCCCAGGGCTACAAAGTGCTCGAGGCCGGCACCGGTGCCGAGGGGTTGGCGCAGGCCGCGCTGAACAAACCGGACTTGCTGGTGCTCGACCTCGGCCTGCCGGACATGGACGGCCAGCAAGTGCTGCGCGAGTTTCGCGAGTGGGCCACTGCGCCGGTGCTGGTGCTGTCGGTGCGCGCCAGCGAAGGGCAGAAAGTCCAGGCGCTGGATGGCGGCGCCAATGACTACGTGACCAAGCCGTTCGGCATTCAGGAATTCCTTGCTCGGGTCCGCGCGTTGTTACGTCAGGCGCCGGCGGGGGAGGCGCAGCAGGCGGCATTGAGTTTCGGCCCGTTGACGGTGGATCTGGCCTATCGGCGGGTGTTGCTCGACGGTGTCGAAGTGGCGCTGACCCGCAAGGAATACGCGGTGCTGGCGCAACTGGCGCGGCATCCGGGGCGAGTGATTACCCAGCAGCAATTGCTCAAGGACATCTGGGGGCCGACCCATACCGAAGACAGCCATTATCTGCGGATTGTGGTGGGGCATTTGCGGCAGAAGCTGGCGGATGATCCGACGCGGCCGCGGTTTATTGTCACTGAAGCCGGGGTTGGTTATCGGTTGTTGAGTGAGAACAGCCTGTAG